The following are encoded together in the Streptomyces sp. NBC_00358 genome:
- a CDS encoding shikimate dehydrogenase, with protein MAKDAYLVGLIGSGIGPSLSPALHEREADRQVLRYVYRIIDIDALGVPPEAVGELLRSARDLGFDGLNITHPCKQLVLPHLDTLSPQAQALGAVNSVVFDNDGRATGHNTDITGFAAAFARGLPDAPLKHVVQLGAGGAGAAVAHALLTLGAERITVVDALPERAAALVAALNRRFGSDRAAAASPERLPALLAATDGAHGLVHATPTGMAAHPGLPLPAELLHPGLWVADVVYRPLETELLSTARAAGCATLDGGGMAVFQAADAFRLFTGREPDSTRMLADFRQLTGAVPTAQ; from the coding sequence GTGGCCAAGGACGCGTATCTCGTCGGGCTGATCGGTTCCGGTATCGGCCCGTCGCTCAGTCCAGCGCTGCACGAGCGGGAGGCCGACCGACAGGTCCTGCGGTACGTATACCGCATCATCGACATCGACGCCCTCGGCGTACCACCCGAGGCGGTCGGCGAGCTGCTGCGCTCCGCCCGCGACCTCGGCTTCGACGGCCTCAACATCACCCACCCGTGCAAGCAGCTCGTGCTTCCCCACCTCGACACGCTCAGCCCGCAGGCACAGGCGCTGGGCGCGGTGAACAGCGTCGTCTTCGACAACGACGGCCGTGCCACCGGACACAACACCGACATCACCGGCTTCGCCGCGGCCTTCGCCCGTGGCCTGCCCGACGCACCGCTCAAGCACGTGGTGCAACTGGGCGCAGGCGGCGCCGGCGCAGCCGTCGCCCACGCCCTGCTCACCCTCGGCGCGGAGCGGATCACCGTCGTCGACGCTCTGCCCGAGCGGGCCGCCGCCCTCGTGGCCGCCCTCAACCGCCGCTTCGGCTCGGACCGCGCGGCCGCGGCAAGCCCCGAACGCCTGCCCGCCCTCCTGGCCGCAACCGACGGTGCCCACGGCCTGGTGCACGCCACCCCCACCGGCATGGCCGCCCACCCCGGCCTGCCACTGCCCGCCGAACTGCTCCACCCCGGCCTATGGGTCGCCGACGTCGTCTACCGCCCGCTCGAAACCGAGCTGCTGAGCACCGCCCGTGCCGCAGGCTGCGCCACCCTCGACGGCGGCGGCATGGCCGTCTTCCAGGCCGCCGATGCCTTCCGGCTGTTCACCGGCCGGGAGCCGGACAGCACCCGGATGCTCGCGGACTTCCGGCAGTTGACGGGCGCCGTGCCCACCGCGCAGTAG
- a CDS encoding bifunctional sugar phosphate isomerase/epimerase/4-hydroxyphenylpyruvate dioxygenase family protein translates to MRTSIATVCLSGSLTEKLTAASRAGFDGVEIFENDLLASPLTPEEIRTRCADLGLSIDLYQPMRDTEAVPADEFARNLRRARHKFDLMRRLGADTVLVCSSVSPLALDDDDLAAEQLSRLAALAQEFGIRVAYEALAWGRHISTYDHAWHVVESAGHPALGTCLDSFHILSRGSNPKGIEDIPGEKIFFLQLADAPLLAMDVLQWSRHYRCFPGQGGFDIAGLLRHVLRTGYDGPLSLEVFNDVFRQAEAAPTAVDAHRSLLVLQEAAGITQLPPPDIPSGIAFAELATPDAQPVTQVLGALGFTRTARHRSKPVDLWQQGEARILVNTGTAARRESTALAAIGLESPDPPAAARRAEALLAPVLPRRRTPQDIPLDAVAAPDGTELFFCATGRPELPDWQTDFIPVDDHPAAATAAAATDPAGIGRIDHLALTQPWHHFDEATLFHRGVLGLRPQESVDVADPYGLLRSRAVSTADGAVRIVLTVGAAPTDGDAPAQHIALATDDVIAAARRFSAAGGRLLKIPANYYDDLAARFDLTDDELEIYQELGILYDRDAGGAFRHCYTRTVGCLFFELLQRDAGYQGYGAQNAPVRLAAQHTA, encoded by the coding sequence GTGCGTACGTCCATCGCCACCGTCTGTCTCAGCGGATCCCTCACCGAGAAGCTGACCGCCGCCTCGCGGGCCGGCTTCGACGGGGTGGAGATCTTCGAGAACGACCTCCTCGCCAGCCCCCTCACCCCCGAGGAGATCCGCACCCGCTGCGCCGACCTCGGTCTGAGCATCGACCTCTACCAGCCGATGCGAGACACCGAGGCGGTGCCCGCCGACGAGTTCGCCCGCAATCTGCGCCGCGCCCGCCACAAGTTCGACCTCATGCGACGCCTCGGCGCGGACACCGTCCTCGTCTGCTCCAGCGTCTCCCCGCTCGCCCTCGACGACGACGATCTCGCCGCCGAGCAACTGAGCCGACTCGCCGCCCTGGCCCAGGAGTTCGGCATCCGCGTCGCCTACGAGGCGCTTGCCTGGGGCCGCCACATCAGTACCTACGACCACGCCTGGCACGTTGTCGAGTCCGCAGGCCATCCCGCCCTCGGCACCTGCCTGGACAGCTTCCACATCCTCTCCCGCGGCAGCAACCCCAAAGGCATCGAGGACATCCCCGGCGAGAAGATCTTCTTCCTCCAACTGGCCGACGCCCCGCTGCTCGCGATGGACGTACTGCAGTGGAGCCGCCACTACCGCTGCTTCCCCGGCCAAGGCGGCTTCGACATCGCCGGCCTGCTGCGACACGTGCTGCGCACCGGCTACGACGGCCCCCTCTCCCTCGAGGTCTTCAACGACGTCTTCCGACAGGCGGAGGCGGCACCGACGGCCGTCGACGCCCACCGCTCCCTGCTGGTCCTCCAGGAAGCCGCCGGGATCACCCAACTACCGCCGCCGGACATCCCGTCGGGCATCGCCTTCGCCGAACTGGCCACTCCCGACGCCCAGCCGGTCACCCAGGTGCTCGGCGCACTCGGCTTCACCCGCACCGCACGGCACCGCAGCAAGCCGGTCGACCTCTGGCAGCAGGGCGAGGCCCGCATCCTGGTCAACACCGGCACCGCCGCGCGCCGCGAGAGCACCGCGCTCGCCGCGATCGGCCTGGAGTCACCCGACCCGCCCGCCGCCGCCCGCCGCGCCGAAGCCCTCCTCGCCCCGGTGCTGCCCCGCCGCCGCACCCCCCAGGACATCCCGCTCGACGCGGTGGCCGCCCCCGACGGCACCGAACTCTTCTTCTGCGCCACCGGCCGCCCCGAACTGCCCGACTGGCAGACCGACTTCATCCCCGTCGACGACCACCCCGCCGCAGCCACCGCGGCCGCTGCGACGGACCCGGCCGGCATCGGCCGCATCGACCACCTGGCACTCACGCAGCCCTGGCACCACTTCGACGAAGCCACCCTCTTCCACCGCGGCGTCCTCGGCCTGCGCCCCCAGGAGAGCGTCGACGTCGCCGACCCCTACGGACTGCTGCGCAGCCGCGCCGTCAGCACCGCCGACGGCGCCGTGCGCATCGTCCTCACCGTCGGCGCCGCACCGACCGACGGCGACGCACCGGCCCAGCACATCGCGCTGGCCACCGACGACGTGATCGCCGCCGCCCGCCGCTTCAGCGCCGCCGGCGGCCGCCTGCTAAAGATCCCCGCCAACTACTACGACGACCTCGCCGCCCGCTTCGACCTCACGGACGACGAGCTGGAGATCTATCAGGAACTCGGCATCCTCTACGACCGCGACGCGGGCGGCGCCTTCCGCCACTGCTACACCCGCACCGTCGGCTGCCTCTTCTTCGAACTTCTCCAGCGCGATGCGGGTTACCAGGGCTACGGCGCCCAGAACGCTCCCGTTCGCCTCGCCGCGCAGCACACGGCATAG